The Psychrobacter arenosus region GGTGGTGGCCGCTTACGGACTTATCTTACCTTTGGGCGTGTTAAAGACACCGACTTTCGGCTGCTTAAACATCCATGCCTCGTTGCTACCACGCTGGCGCGGCGCCGCCCCCATTCACCGTGCCCTATTGGCCGGAGATAGCGAAACCGGTATTACCATTATGCAAATGGATTTGGGTTTAGATACGGGCGATATGCTCTATAAAGTCGCCTGCCCTATCACTGAAGACGATACTTCAGAGAGCTTGCACGATAAATTAGCCGTGCTCGGTACAGATGCCATTACTACCGTGTTAGCAGACCTGCCCACTTACCAAGCTAAGGCAGAGCGTCAGGACAGCAGTCAGGCGAATTACGCGGAAAAGTTAAGCAAAGCAGAAGGGGAAATCGACTGGTCGCAATCAGCGGCAACGATTGAGAGACAGATTCGCGGTATGCATCCTTACCCGAGCACCTATACTTTTTTAGCGGATGGCGAGCAGTTTAAACGGGTGAAAGTACTCTCAGCACTCCCCGTGAATACTAGCCAGAGCACAGATAAAGCGCCTGGCACGGTCATTAGCATAGGTAAGAATGCTATTTTAGTCGCCTGTGGTAAAGCCCACCCTGAAGATGAGCAGGCCACCACCTTACGCCTCACGGGGCTACAATTCGCGGGCAGTAAACCCCTCAGTGCCGAACAAGTTTGTCAGGGCAATCAGCTAGACGATGGTGATCGTTTTATCTCACAAGGTAATCAATAATGCAAAAGCACAACCAAAAGTCTAAAGCTAATGAGCAACGCAATAGCCCTACTGTCCATACCGATGTGCGCGTCGCCGTCATTAATACCTTATTGGCTATCCAACAAGGGCAATCGTTAAGCCACTTACTAGACCCGCTATTAAACAGTTTAAAAGGCGAAGATAAAGGCTTTGCTCATGCGCTATTGCTCACTACCCTGCGTCATTGGTATGCAACGGGGCGTCTATTAGACTCATTAGCGGATAACCCTGTGGAAGAAGTGGCGGTACGTACCACCATACAAGTGGGCATGACGCAGCTGCTGTATTTAAATGTAGCTGACCACGCCGCTATCCATGAAACAGTAGAAGCGGTCAAAAAGATAGACCTTGCCCGTGCCTCTGGATTGATTAACGCTATCTTGCGCAAAGTCGCTAAAAATCCGAATAAATTCCGTAAAAAATGCAATAAAAACCACAGTCTACCGAATTGGTTGGCGCAGCAGCTTAAGAGCGATTGGCGCGAGCACTATGAAGCGCTAACCAAAGGCTTACGCACACCAGCTCCGATGTTTTTACGCGTGAATACTCTAGAGTCCGATGCCCAGGCTTATCTGGAGCTATTGACGACAACAGAGGCTGCAGCAGACCTTAGCGATGAGGCGGTGGCTAAGCTTATGACGCTGACGACTGTGCTTAAGCTATCGCAAGATAGCATAGCGGCTGACCAGATTGATGGCGAAGCTAGTCAAACTATTGAGCAAGACGTTATTTGCTTAACCGACAGTATGGCCGTCAGTCAATTGCCTGATTTTGCTGAAGGAGCTGCCAGTGTACAGGACGCCCATGCGCAATTAGCCGCGCCTATTATTCACCAGGTTAGTCAGCAATTAGCCGCTACTATCGCCGCCAGCGAAACACCGCGTCCATTACGCTTATTAGATGCTTGTGCTGCCCCCGGTGGTAAACTCGCGCATTGGTTAGAAATGATAGACACTGATCTTAGTAGTAGCCATGACAGTGGTCAAAATGATGATGAAAAGGGTGAGGATAAAGCAACATTTCACGTGAAACAGGGCACAACTTTAACGGCTATTGATAATGACCCGAAGCGCATCACCCGTATTTTTGAGAATTTAGAACGTTTGCAATTGCCTAGAACTATGTCTAAGCATGAGCTCGATTTAGAAGTTGTCTGCGCCGATGCCACGACTTGGCCGGTCAAAGATGCGCTTGGTTTCGATGCCATCCTTCTAGATGCGCCCTGTACCGCAACGGGTGTAATTCGTCGTCATCCTGATATTAGCTTGTTACGTACCGAAGAAGATGTCGAGCAAACGGTCGAGCTACAAGCACAGATTCTAGAGAACTTATGGCGCCAGTTAAATCCAGGCGGTTACTTGCTGTATATCACCTGCTCTATCCTTAAAGCGGAAAACGTCGAGCAGATGCAGACCTTCTTAAAGCATAACGGTGATGCCATTGCGGTACCTTTCGCTGATGCGGGTTGTAATTGGGGAATCGAGCAAGCGGTGGGTCGCCAGTGTTTGCCGCTTTATCCTAATGCTGTGGCACCAGAAGCTGCTGATTCGGAGTCTATAGATTCAGAAGCGGTTGACGCAGGTAAAAGTGACAGTAGTTTTGAAGAGAGCAATGACCAAGCTAATATTATAAGCGGTGATGGCTTTTATTATGCGCTACTACACAAGGTAAAATAAGCTTATAAATAAGCTCGCCGCTATCTAGCACCAACGCAAAAGAAGACTGGAAAAGGCTAGTAGACAGTGGGTATTAGGCTTTAAGGGCAGACTTGCTAAGCAGCGGTGCGCCCTGTGAACTGCGGCATAACTCATCAGTAATAGAGCGAACTTGTGCACTATCCACAAATAAAAGTAAGCTTAAGGTAGATTGGTTATTTACTTCGTAGCCTCTCCTCCTTTTTGTTTGCCCAAAGTTAGTCATTAATCTAAATTAGCAGTTGCTTAAAATGACAGCTAAACCCGTACAACTGACAAAGGCAGTTAGCTTGTACAGACAGCTAGCTAGCCCCTACAGACAATTAACCCATATAATCAGTCATGCAGCCCGATAACTAGTAACCTTATAGGACGATTCGATGAAATATATCAGTACCCGTGGTCAGACAGCTCCAATGGACTTTAGCGATGTGCTTTTGATGGGTCTTGCGCCAGATGGCGGCTTGATGTTGCCTGAGTCCTATCCACAGATTGATAGCGCGACTTTAGCCGCTTGGCGTAAGCTAAGTTACCCTGAATTGGCCTTTGTGATTATGCGTCTGTTCGCCACTGATATTGCCGAAGCTGATTTAAAAGATATCATCGAGCGGACTTATACCGAAGCTGTATTTGGCAGCAGCGACATTACTCCTGTGCGTAAACTGGATGATAACTTGTACATCTTAGGGTTATCAAATGGTCCAACGTTGGCGTTTAAAGACGTAGCGATGCAGTTTTTAGGCAATGCCTTTGAATACGTGCTAAAAAAGAAAGGCGAGCGCATCACTATCATTGGCGCTACCAGTGGCGATACCGGTAGTGCCGCTGAATATGCGCTGCGGGGCAAAGACAATATCGAAGTCTTTATGCTGTCACCGCATGGCAAAATGAGTGCTTTTCAACGCGCGCAAATGTACAGCTTAACCGATGCGAATATCCATAACATCGCCATTAAAGGGATGTTTGATGATTGCCAAGATATTGTCAAAGCCTTGCAGCAAGATGCTGATTTTAAAGCGAAATATAACTTAGGTACGGTCAACTCTATCAACTGGGGTCGTATCCTAGCGCAGATCGTTTATTACTTTAAAGCGTATTTTGCAGTAACCGATGCAGAAAACAGTAGTACGGATACTAAGGTCAGCTTTAGCGTGCCATCGGGTAACTTCGGCAATATCTGTGCCGGTCACATTGCGCGTGAAATGGGCTTGCCGGTAGACCGCCTCATCGTGGCTACCAATGAAAACGACGTGCTCAACGACTTTTTTAATCAAGGTGCTTACCACCCTCGCCCTGCTGAAAAGACTTATGTCACTTCTAGCCCCTCGATGGATATCTCTAAAGCGTCAAACTTTGAGCGCTTCGTTTATCTGCTATTAGAGAAGAATACGGACCGCGTTCATGAGTTATTTGATGGGGTTAAATCCGGCAATGGTTTTGATTTGGCCGATGTGATGGAAGCGGTGAATAGCCGTTATGGCTTCGCTGCGGGCAAGTCTACCCATGCTGACCGTCTGGCTACTATCAAAGATTTACATGAAAACTTCAATGATTTAATCGATCCACATACGGCAGATGGCATCAAAGTCGCCCGCGAATTACAGCGTGAAGGCGAAATCATCATCTGTGCTGAGACAGCGTTGCCTGTAAAGTTTGCAGAAACTATTATTGAAGCAGTCGGCGCTATCGACATTGAACGTCCGGCGCATACGCAAGGGTTAGAAGACTTAGCGCAGCATGTCACGGTATTAGATAATGATGCTGAGCTAGTCGCACAAGAAATCCGCAATGGGGTGACTGCAAACGCTTAGTCATTATAGATACAAGCGTCGACACAGAAGCAGCGCTAACGGTTTATAAAGCCTCGTATCCCTACAGGGCAATACCGTTAGTGTATTTGCTGAAATTACAGCAATTTATGGCGAAATATTGCAGTCTCTGTCTGTCATTGTGCTATTGTGTTTAAGATTGTAAACTTGATATCAGATTGGCGCAGGTTGATCGGTATTTTAGGATGGGAAAGTTAATAGATCTGTGGTCGTAAGCGGTGCCCTTAGTGATAAAGCCAAGACTATAAAAGGGTTGGCTTTGGGCAGTGGCGCTAGTGATGTGCAAGCAGGTCACGGTTTACTTTATGGACATAATAATGAGCATGACTAAAAATAAGAGCACTACGAAGTTTCGCGCCTCAATGGTAAAACAGCTAGTGGCCTCTAGTGTGATAGCGGCCTTACTGAGTACCGCCCCTGCCCACGCCAACAATCCGCCACCGACTATTAAAGCGGATGCCCCTAACCGTTATATCGTCAAAAAAGGCGATACCTTATGGGATATATCTGGGCGTTATTTAAATAGCCCATGGCGCTGGAAAGACATCTGGGCGACCAATAAACAAATCAAAAACCCGCATTTAATCTACCCTGGTGACATTATCATCATGTGTATTATTCAAGGTAAAACCTTGATTGGTGTCGACACAGGTGAAGGCTGTGCCGGGATTGAAAAGCAGATGGGTGAAGCGCCAGCGGGTCAAACAGTGACGATCACGTCTACTGCCGGTAGTATCCCTCCTATCCCGCTATCCGCCATCCAACACTGGTTAGATAAGACTTTAATCGTTAATCCAGCAGACTTTAACACCACACCTTATGTACTAGCGTCTAAAAATCGCAATTTAATCACCAGCGAAGGCGATAAAATCTATGCGAAAGGGGTGCCGCTTATTGTTGGGCAAAAATATGGCGTTTACCATGAAGGTGACCCGTACGTAGACCCAAAAACGCAGCAAATCATTGGCTTGGAAGTTACGCAAGTGGCCACAGGTTTAGTGACTTCCGTAGCAGCTAACGGTGTCTCTAGCCTACAGTTGACAGATACCTATGGTAAAGAAGTCCGTGAAGGCGACCGTGTCTTTGTTGAATTGGGCAATACGGTACCGCCCGTCTTTTATCCTACCCCAGCTAAGGTCGATCGTGGCGGTCTGATTGTACGGGTTATGGGCTCGATTGGCTCAGCGGCGAAAGGCAGTGTCGTGGCTATTAACCTAGGCAGCAGCAATGGCGCAAAACCAGGCGACGTCTTAACGGTCTATCGTAAAGGACCTAAAGTTCGTGATATTAAGGATAATGATACGCCTGTACAGCTGCCGAGCGAACCTGCGGGTATGGTGATGGTATTTAAGACTTTTGGTAATATCAGCTATGCTTACGTGCTCAGCTCTGAGCTGCCATTGAGTCCTGGCGACCAGTTGCTCCCACCACCTTATTTATAAGACCGGTTTAGCTGAGTTTCTCATTAAACCTGAATTAGCTAGCATAACCCCTAGCGTCTTAATTAGGCGCTAGGTTAATCAAAAACTCTAATAAAGCCATAACAATAGAAGCTTACCTAAAAAGACTACCTAAAAAATAGCCAGCGGATAAGACGTGACATGGCAGCAGAGGTCTTCTGCAAGCAGCGCTGATAACTTAACCTTATTAGAAGCGATGCTAATGAAGCAAACTCTGACGACTGCTCAGCGCGATATTGTGACCCTCTGGTATCAAGTGAATGCCTCCCTCTCTGCTTATCGCAAACTCCTTACCAACTATGGCTCAGCCAGCGCTGCCTTAGCAAAATCGTCTAGCGATTGGCAAGCTTTAGGCGTGCATCAAGCTCATCTAACTCGGTTTGCCGACCCTGCCAAAGCCGAACAAGCGCTAGAGGCTATTGAGCAGGCACTAAAACAAGAACATTACGGCATACTTTTTCAAGAAGATAGCGCTTATCCTAAGCAGCTCCTGCAAATTTTTGACCCGCCGCCCCTGCTGTTTTATCGCGGCAACCAGTCACGGCTGCTCGAAGCGCAGATTGCTATTGTGGGGACGCGAAAACCCACCGCGCAAGCGCAAAAAATCACTTTTGATATCGCGCAATATCTAGCCGAAGCAGGTTACGTTATTACTAGCGGTTTAGCCGTTGGGGTCGATAGATACGCGCATTTAGGAGCTTTAGCCGCCGCGAATACTAGCGAAAACCAAGCTGCACACAGTAATGGGCAAGCGTGCATGGGGCGTACAGTCGGGGTTATGGGCACAGGCATTGAGGTCTGTTATCCCAAACATCACGAACGTTTATTTGCGCAGATTATTAACCAAGGAGGCTGTCTTATCTCAGAGTTGCTGCCGGGTACCCAAGCCAATAAACATACCTTTCCCCGGCGCAATCGTCTGGTTGCAGGTCTTAGTCTCGCCACTATCGTTAGCGAAGCCGCGGTAAAAAGTGGCTCGCTGATTACCGCGCGTTTGACCGCAGAGCAAGGTAAACAAGTCTTTGCTATTCCCAGTTATATTGACAATATTAATGCGGAAGGCTGCCATCACTTAATCCGTGAAGGCGCGACTTTAATTTATCACCCTGACCAAGTTATCGAAGATGTGCAGCTACAAAATCCGTCTACCTTTAACGGCCGTATGTCCCAAAATAATGCGGCTATGAATAGAAATAACAGCCCATTTTCTTCTGCTAATAGAGCCCACCATAATCTAAGTTGTAGCACAGCAAATAACCCTGCCGTTAACCGGCCTGTAGAGACCGTAGCGGCGCAGAAGCAAGGCGTGGAGATAAAGGATATCGCAGACCATTTACACCCCGTATATGAGCAATTAGACTGGTCTGGACAGGACTTAGATGCGCTTAAAAGAGTAACTCAACTTGAAACCGCGGCATTACTAGGCAAATTGATGGAACTTGAATTACTCGGTCTCATTGTGCAGCAAGGCGGTCGTTATCTTAGGGTATAATTTAATCTTCAGAATTCTGTTTTAATCTTCATTATTAGTTAGTAAATTTTTATGACAAATATCAGCGCTATGACTACCAACGATATGCTGTCTAGTACTCAGGCTCATACAGCGGCTTCTGCAAAAGTCACCGAGTCAATAGCACAAGCGGCGCAATGGCTACAGCAAGGCAGCTTGCTGGCTTATCCTACCGAAAGTGTCTGGGGTATAGGCTGTGATGCTTATAACCAACAGGCAGTCCAACAGATATTAGCGATTAAACAGCGTCCAGCTGCCAAAGGGATGATTGTCATTACCGACAGTAGCGAGCGCCTTACGCCCTTTTTGACCATGCTTACCGCTGAGCAACGCGAGCTCATAATCCCCAGTTGGCAAGATGAGCAAACGATCTCGGAAGCCCAAGCTCATACCTGGTTGCTGCCCATCCCAGCATCTTTAAATCCGCCGCTGCCGCACTGGATTACCGGTGAGCATCAGAGTATCGCTGTACGGGTTATTGCGCATCCGCTAATACGCCAACTCTGTGAACAAATGGTAAGCGAGGATAACCCTTTTGGCTTCATCGTCTCGACCAGTTGTAACCCTTCAGGGCAAGACCCCGCGACCACATTAGCGCAAGCCTATGCGCATTTTGGTGAGCAAATAGGCTACCTAGCAGCACCTACGCTTGGCTATAAGCAACCTAGTCAAATAAGAGACGCACTGACGGGTCAGATTATTCGCTAATAATTAGCCTAAAAAAGTTTACCCAGTTAATTTAAAGCACCGCAACAAGTCTTACATTTTAATTTCACTCTTGACAGAAATATATGAATAGCTCATGATAAGTCATTGGTTTAGACTTTATCTTGAAATATTCTCTATAAAAGATAGGTAATATAAGCAAAGATAAAGGGTGAGCCGTTGTCTAAGTACTACCTAAATAATATGAAAGTAGAGTGAGTTATGAGATTAAATCCAGCGACCGAAAAGTTTATCTTGCATTGGGGTGAGATGGGGACGCAATGGGGAGTCAATCGCACCATGTCGCAGATTCATGCGCTGCTTTATATTATTGGCAAGCCTTTAAATGCAGAAGAAATCACCGAAACGCTTGGGGTAGCCCGTTCTAACGTCTCGACCAGCATTAAAGAATTACAAAACTGGGGCTTGGTACAAAAGGTCTCCATACTAGGCGATCGCCGCGATCATTTCACCACTAATACGGATGTCTGGGAATTGGCACGAGTCATCGTAGTAGAAAGACAAAAGCGTGAATTAGACCCTACGGTACAGTTTTTACAAGAGCTGATGGACAGCCCCGAGTTTGAGAATGAGAACAGTAGTGTTAAAGCCCGTATTAAAGAGACCCATGAGTTTATTGAGACGGTCACGACCTGGTCTACGGAAATGTTAAAGCTGCCAACCAGTTCTTTAAAGAAGATACTTAAACTGGGCGCTAGTATTAAGAAGTTTTTACGCTAATGAGGTGATCTGTTTGCTTATTACCTCATAAATTATTTTTAAATTAAAAAATTTAACATTGTATTTCAGTTATGACAGAAATTAATAAAAAATTAAATTGGATAATTTGATAGTAAAAAGATAGATAGTGACATGATAGGTAGTATAGAAATAGAGAGTAAAACAGCTTTAATTGCAAAAGTCATGGAGCGTCAGAATGATTATTCACAATGAAAATATCTATAGTAAAACGGATAGCAAAACAGACGCTGTAGTGACGCTAAATAAGCAAGTCGATAGCGAGAAGAGCACAGCTATTTCGCTAGAACCATCACCAACAACTGACGATGGCGAGCAAAACAGATATCCCACCAGTAGGGTTATTGCCCTTTATCTATTTTTTGGTGGGCCAATCGGAGGGGGTTTAATAGGGTTGTTATTATTACTCATCACTGGAGAGTTTGGGGCCGTACTATTTATCCCAGTGGGCATGGTATTGGGTTTAGGCCTAGGTTTAATTCCTGCGACACTTACGGGCATATTTGCCGCATATTTTGAATTAGTACGGGAACCAAAAGACTTAGTTGTGGTCACGATAGTAGGGGCGTTCATCACCGTTATCTACACGCTAATAGCGCTAGTCACAATGAGTGAAAATATAGAAGTCATTGGTGTATCAGTAATGGCTGCTCTGTTAGGAGGACTTAGTGCCTTGGTTACAGGCCTGCTGTTTTTACACAAACCTACAAGCCTGCGAACAGGGTAAAGGGCTGATAATTCAAGCAGGTAATAGAGATTTTCTCTCTAACCAACTGCATTTATAGCCTAGTTTATGTTTCTTAAATCCTCCAAAACCTACTTTGACAAAGACTAGGAAATAGCACACGATATCTTAAAAGGAATCGACTTAATTTAATAAATATAACCATTTAAAAGGGACCATAATATGAATATTTTAATCAGTGGCGGTAGCGGATTTATAGGCAGTGCTTTTAGTGACTGGCTACAAAATCATACTGATACTCCTGTACAAATCACTTGGCTAACGCGTGATGCCAGCCAAGTCCATCCTCAGTATGTCACTATGATGACTTACGACGAGCTACAAACTTCGCCATTAAGTTTTGATGTGATTATTAACCTAGCAGGGACGGGTATTGCCGACGCTCGCTGGAGCGACGAGCGTAAAAAACTCTTATTAGACAGTCGCTTAAAACCTACCCAAGCACTCTTAGATTATATGGCTCGTATAGAGGTAAAACCGCAACTGTTAGTCAGTGGTTCCGCAATTGGTTGGTATGGGGCGCAAGGCAATAAACCATTGAATGAAAGCAGTAGTTTTGAGCAGGATTTCGCTCATGATCTCTGTGAAACTTGGGAGCAATTAGCATTGAAAGCGACTGAATACGGCGTTCCCGTTGCTCTAGTGCGTACCGGTATTGTGATTCACCCAACAGGCGGTATGGTCGGTAAATTATTGACGCCTTTTAAGATGTGTGTAGGAGGTCAGTTGGGTGATGGTGAGCAGATTATGAGTTGGATCAGTCGCACCGATTGGATTAGAGCGGCTTGGTTTATCATTGAAAAAGAATTATCGGCGGCTTCCAATAACCAAGCTCAGGCAGACAGTAAAATTTATAACTTAACCGCACCAAACCCTATTACTAACGCTACTTTTACTAAAGCGATGGGCAATTGGCTCCACCGGCCTACGCTATTTACTTTACCTGCGCCCTTATTAAAATTGATGTTTGGGGAGATGTCGACCTTGCTAGTAGATGGACAGAAAGTATTGCCCACAGCATTGTTAGAGGCTGGTTTCGCCTTTGAGCACACTACTATTCAACAAGCTTTAGAGCAGCAATAAGCATTAGGGTAAATCTTATGAATTAACCCTATGCTGATGGCTTATGTTTCACGTGAAACTACAATATTAATTACAATACTCAGATGTTCCACGTGAAACTTTTATTTAACCTATGAGTTGCTTAGATTGTATTGTAAGGATAAAGCTAATAGTTTGTAGCTAAAAAAGCTTCTATAGTTTACTGAGAATTTTACTAGCAATAATCACCATAAAAAGTTTTGACGCAGGAGTAGGAAGAGTATTGGTCGTAAAATTAAGATAAAAAATTTATCGTTATATTTCATTTATAACAGAAATTATAGAAATTAATATTTGTTCTGTTAATGAATCAAGTCATTAAGTAGCTGCAGTAAATCGATAAAGGCTATCATTGTAAATAGCCATTAAGGAGCAAGCCATGCGCCATCCTGCGTTAGCTAATATCGAGTGGCAAGACCTACGAGAGCTTCGGTCCGTCGAAGTCGTCTATAACGTGGTATTGTCCCTGCCCTTTTTATTATTATCGTGGTATTCCGTGCTGCAGGGTTGGTGGTGGCTAGCCCTTAGCGCCTCGTTTTTCTTTTTTATGGCGGCGTTAAGACAAGCCCATGACTGCTATCATCGCACGCTCGGCGTGGGAAAAATGGGCACTGAGCTGATATTATTTGCCTTGAGTATGACCATGTTATGCAGTACCCACGCTATTCGACATACTCACCTTAATCACCACCGCGATCCATTAGGTAAGAGTGACGTTGAGGGCAATTGGGCACGCCTACCTTGGTATCAAGCTATTTTTGGCGGTGGTCTATTTTCTATCGCCATTCAATGGTTTGGCCTAACGCATGGCAGTCGGCGCCACCGTATATTGGTCATAGTAGATATGCTCTTAATTGGCTCGGTAATCGCAGCTGCAATCATTACTATGCATCCTATTTTGGTCTATCAAGTATTGGTGATGCTCTTAGCTAATATGTTGGTGGGATTCTTTGCGGTTTGGAGTGTGCATCATGGCTGCGATGAAACCGTTTATGCTCGCAGCGAGCGGCAACCTTTGGTGAATTTATTGACCTTCAACTTGCTCTATCATATTGAACATCATCTGTTTCCCGCCGTTCCTACCCATCATTTGCCACAACTGGCCGAGCGCTTAGACCGCGCTACGCCGCAATGGACGGGACAGCCTGTCATTCCTAAGGTAAGTCGGCATAAAGTTACCATAAACTAGTAAGAAATAAGGCATTACCAATGAAACAGAACGCCGATAAATCAGTAGAACAGGAATTCGTAGTCCCAGAACCGTTCAACGAGGCGCTACTACCGCAAAAGCCGTT contains the following coding sequences:
- a CDS encoding TIGR01777 family oxidoreductase; this translates as MNILISGGSGFIGSAFSDWLQNHTDTPVQITWLTRDASQVHPQYVTMMTYDELQTSPLSFDVIINLAGTGIADARWSDERKKLLLDSRLKPTQALLDYMARIEVKPQLLVSGSAIGWYGAQGNKPLNESSSFEQDFAHDLCETWEQLALKATEYGVPVALVRTGIVIHPTGGMVGKLLTPFKMCVGGQLGDGEQIMSWISRTDWIRAAWFIIEKELSAASNNQAQADSKIYNLTAPNPITNATFTKAMGNWLHRPTLFTLPAPLLKLMFGEMSTLLVDGQKVLPTALLEAGFAFEHTTIQQALEQQ
- a CDS encoding LysM peptidoglycan-binding domain-containing protein — translated: MVKQLVASSVIAALLSTAPAHANNPPPTIKADAPNRYIVKKGDTLWDISGRYLNSPWRWKDIWATNKQIKNPHLIYPGDIIIMCIIQGKTLIGVDTGEGCAGIEKQMGEAPAGQTVTITSTAGSIPPIPLSAIQHWLDKTLIVNPADFNTTPYVLASKNRNLITSEGDKIYAKGVPLIVGQKYGVYHEGDPYVDPKTQQIIGLEVTQVATGLVTSVAANGVSSLQLTDTYGKEVREGDRVFVELGNTVPPVFYPTPAKVDRGGLIVRVMGSIGSAAKGSVVAINLGSSNGAKPGDVLTVYRKGPKVRDIKDNDTPVQLPSEPAGMVMVFKTFGNISYAYVLSSELPLSPGDQLLPPPYL
- a CDS encoding GbsR/MarR family transcriptional regulator gives rise to the protein MRLNPATEKFILHWGEMGTQWGVNRTMSQIHALLYIIGKPLNAEEITETLGVARSNVSTSIKELQNWGLVQKVSILGDRRDHFTTNTDVWELARVIVVERQKRELDPTVQFLQELMDSPEFENENSSVKARIKETHEFIETVTTWSTEMLKLPTSSLKKILKLGASIKKFLR
- a CDS encoding L-threonylcarbamoyladenylate synthase — encoded protein: MLSSTQAHTAASAKVTESIAQAAQWLQQGSLLAYPTESVWGIGCDAYNQQAVQQILAIKQRPAAKGMIVITDSSERLTPFLTMLTAEQRELIIPSWQDEQTISEAQAHTWLLPIPASLNPPLPHWITGEHQSIAVRVIAHPLIRQLCEQMVSEDNPFGFIVSTSCNPSGQDPATTLAQAYAHFGEQIGYLAAPTLGYKQPSQIRDALTGQIIR
- a CDS encoding transcription antitermination factor NusB; the encoded protein is MQKHNQKSKANEQRNSPTVHTDVRVAVINTLLAIQQGQSLSHLLDPLLNSLKGEDKGFAHALLLTTLRHWYATGRLLDSLADNPVEEVAVRTTIQVGMTQLLYLNVADHAAIHETVEAVKKIDLARASGLINAILRKVAKNPNKFRKKCNKNHSLPNWLAQQLKSDWREHYEALTKGLRTPAPMFLRVNTLESDAQAYLELLTTTEAAADLSDEAVAKLMTLTTVLKLSQDSIAADQIDGEASQTIEQDVICLTDSMAVSQLPDFAEGAASVQDAHAQLAAPIIHQVSQQLAATIAASETPRPLRLLDACAAPGGKLAHWLEMIDTDLSSSHDSGQNDDEKGEDKATFHVKQGTTLTAIDNDPKRITRIFENLERLQLPRTMSKHELDLEVVCADATTWPVKDALGFDAILLDAPCTATGVIRRHPDISLLRTEEDVEQTVELQAQILENLWRQLNPGGYLLYITCSILKAENVEQMQTFLKHNGDAIAVPFADAGCNWGIEQAVGRQCLPLYPNAVAPEAADSESIDSEAVDAGKSDSSFEESNDQANIISGDGFYYALLHKVK
- the fmt gene encoding methionyl-tRNA formyltransferase, with the translated sequence MSKRRLIFAGTPEFAASSLQALLAQQSALNIEIVAVYTQPDRKAGRGQKLTASPVKEVALAHDIPVEQPLTFKKSSAEGMVSRETLANYQPDIMVVAAYGLILPLGVLKTPTFGCLNIHASLLPRWRGAAPIHRALLAGDSETGITIMQMDLGLDTGDMLYKVACPITEDDTSESLHDKLAVLGTDAITTVLADLPTYQAKAERQDSSQANYAEKLSKAEGEIDWSQSAATIERQIRGMHPYPSTYTFLADGEQFKRVKVLSALPVNTSQSTDKAPGTVISIGKNAILVACGKAHPEDEQATTLRLTGLQFAGSKPLSAEQVCQGNQLDDGDRFISQGNQ
- the thrC gene encoding threonine synthase, with the translated sequence MKYISTRGQTAPMDFSDVLLMGLAPDGGLMLPESYPQIDSATLAAWRKLSYPELAFVIMRLFATDIAEADLKDIIERTYTEAVFGSSDITPVRKLDDNLYILGLSNGPTLAFKDVAMQFLGNAFEYVLKKKGERITIIGATSGDTGSAAEYALRGKDNIEVFMLSPHGKMSAFQRAQMYSLTDANIHNIAIKGMFDDCQDIVKALQQDADFKAKYNLGTVNSINWGRILAQIVYYFKAYFAVTDAENSSTDTKVSFSVPSGNFGNICAGHIAREMGLPVDRLIVATNENDVLNDFFNQGAYHPRPAEKTYVTSSPSMDISKASNFERFVYLLLEKNTDRVHELFDGVKSGNGFDLADVMEAVNSRYGFAAGKSTHADRLATIKDLHENFNDLIDPHTADGIKVARELQREGEIIICAETALPVKFAETIIEAVGAIDIERPAHTQGLEDLAQHVTVLDNDAELVAQEIRNGVTANA
- the dprA gene encoding DNA-processing protein DprA — protein: MKQTLTTAQRDIVTLWYQVNASLSAYRKLLTNYGSASAALAKSSSDWQALGVHQAHLTRFADPAKAEQALEAIEQALKQEHYGILFQEDSAYPKQLLQIFDPPPLLFYRGNQSRLLEAQIAIVGTRKPTAQAQKITFDIAQYLAEAGYVITSGLAVGVDRYAHLGALAAANTSENQAAHSNGQACMGRTVGVMGTGIEVCYPKHHERLFAQIINQGGCLISELLPGTQANKHTFPRRNRLVAGLSLATIVSEAAVKSGSLITARLTAEQGKQVFAIPSYIDNINAEGCHHLIREGATLIYHPDQVIEDVQLQNPSTFNGRMSQNNAAMNRNNSPFSSANRAHHNLSCSTANNPAVNRPVETVAAQKQGVEIKDIADHLHPVYEQLDWSGQDLDALKRVTQLETAALLGKLMELELLGLIVQQGGRYLRV
- a CDS encoding fatty acid desaturase family protein, which encodes MRHPALANIEWQDLRELRSVEVVYNVVLSLPFLLLSWYSVLQGWWWLALSASFFFFMAALRQAHDCYHRTLGVGKMGTELILFALSMTMLCSTHAIRHTHLNHHRDPLGKSDVEGNWARLPWYQAIFGGGLFSIAIQWFGLTHGSRRHRILVIVDMLLIGSVIAAAIITMHPILVYQVLVMLLANMLVGFFAVWSVHHGCDETVYARSERQPLVNLLTFNLLYHIEHHLFPAVPTHHLPQLAERLDRATPQWTGQPVIPKVSRHKVTIN